The proteins below are encoded in one region of Mauremys reevesii isolate NIE-2019 linkage group 15, ASM1616193v1, whole genome shotgun sequence:
- the LOC120383072 gene encoding olfactory receptor 11A1-like — protein MANPEQGNQTVLTEFILLGFGNLPELQILLFLLFLIIYIVTVAGNVLIIVLVVANQQLHTPMYFFLGNLSCLETCYTSTILPRMLASLLTGDRTISVSGCLTQYYFFGFLAVAECCLLAVMSYDRYLAICKPLHYEALMNGRSCLQLAVGTWISSSLAADITIFLMQQLTFCGPNEIDHFFCDFIPVIKLSCSDTRMMELITTMLAAICTLPPFLLTLATYVRIITTILRMPSTTGWQKAFSTCSSHLIVVSIFYGTIMIVYMLPKTDTLRDLNKVFSVFYTVMTPMVNPLIYSLRNREVKEALRKVVTKYSAVKRIQTVLS, from the coding sequence ATGGCAAACCCAGAGCAGGGGAATCAAACAGTTCTCACAGAATTCATCCTGCTAGGATTTGGGAATCTTCCTGAGCTACaaattcttctcttcctcctgTTTCTTATCATCTACATCGTGACTGTGGCTGGTAACGTCCTCATCATTGTGCTGGTTGTGGCTAATCAGCAACTTCACACCCcgatgtacttcttcctggggaatttgtcctgcttggagacctgctacacctccactatcctgcccaggatgctggccagtctgctgactggggacagaaccatTTCCGTTAGCGGCTGCCTCACACAATATTATTTCTTTGGGTTCCTGGCAGTTGCAGAGTGTTGTCTCCTGGCAGTGATGTCctatgatcggtatttagcaaTATGCAAACCTCTGCATTATGAAGCCCTTATGAATGGCAggtcctgcctccagctagcagTTGGCACTTGGATAAGTAGTTCTCTGGCTGCTGACATAACAATTTTTTTAATGCAACAATTAACTTTCTGTGGCCCtaatgaaattgaccatttcttctgtgacttCATCCCAGTAATAaaactctcctgcagtgacacaCGTATGATGGAGCTTATCACTACCATGCTGGCTGCTATATGCACTCTCCCACCATTTCTATTAACGCTGGCAACATACGTCCGTATCATCACCACCATCCTGCGAATGCCCTCCACCACTGGGtggcaaaaggccttttccacctgctcctctcacctcatcgTGGTGTCAATTTTCTATGGGACCATAATGATTGTCTACATGCTACCCAAAACTGATACACTGAGAGACCTGAACAAAGTGTTCTCCGTCTTCTACACAGTCATGACTCCCATGGTCAACCCTCTCATATACAGCCTGAGGAACAGAGAGGTCAAAGAGGCCCTGAGAAAAGTTGTCACTAAATATTCTGCTGTCAAAAGGATTCAGACTGTCCTGTCATAG